One window of Methanobacterium alcaliphilum genomic DNA carries:
- a CDS encoding DNA-directed DNA polymerase II small subunit, producing MNHKILSKFADAEILINDNAFDKINLLDDPVAVSSALIADIISQGKKTRDLIIVSTEMLDTFLEKNNIEISSNEKKEYFSQDIDTQSMENEAIDKIENNLRLKQELIDNNSISEEISNKIDEIVSEIPSEIQAKTKPIKEVEFNFEIIQDTSKKSYTCGDIKDMISYFNNRYHRIKDILVKRRELKDYSNIADIFQSKDVVKIIGMVKDLRTTKNNHKILEIEDDTGEISVLIHNDNHKLFEKSEMIVRDEILGIIGSRKGNFVIASELIHPGVPRIEEKPMNFSTVFISDVHIGSCTFQEEAFNKFINWINGNFGTPEQVKIAEDVKYLIVAGDIVDGIGVYPHQEKELTIKDITKQYDEAARLFGEIREDIKIIIAPGNHDASRVAEPQPAVPEEYAKSLYQLKNVEFVSNPSIVSLDGIKTLIYHGRSFDDLAMTVKGLSHEESDLIMRELLEKRHIAPIYGERTPLASELEDHLVIDEIPDIFHTGHVHINSYKKYKGVHMINSGTFQSQTEFQKIYNIIPTCGEVPVLNRGNFKLLKFN from the coding sequence ATGAATCACAAAATCTTGTCAAAGTTTGCCGATGCTGAGATATTAATTAATGATAACGCTTTTGATAAAATTAATTTATTAGATGATCCGGTTGCAGTATCTTCTGCATTGATAGCAGATATAATTAGCCAGGGTAAAAAAACCAGGGATTTAATAATTGTAAGTACAGAGATGCTGGATACTTTTTTGGAAAAGAATAACATAGAAATTTCATCTAATGAAAAAAAAGAGTATTTTTCACAAGATATAGATACTCAATCCATGGAAAATGAAGCAATAGATAAAATAGAAAATAATTTACGGTTAAAGCAAGAATTAATTGATAATAATTCAATTTCAGAAGAAATATCTAATAAAATTGATGAGATTGTGAGTGAAATACCCTCGGAAATACAAGCAAAAACAAAACCAATTAAAGAAGTAGAATTCAATTTTGAAATAATACAAGATACCAGTAAGAAGTCTTACACTTGTGGGGATATCAAAGATATGATTTCCTACTTCAATAATAGATATCATAGAATAAAAGATATTCTGGTTAAAAGAAGAGAATTAAAAGATTATTCAAATATTGCTGATATTTTCCAATCTAAAGATGTTGTAAAAATTATTGGAATGGTTAAAGATCTCAGGACAACTAAAAATAACCATAAAATACTCGAAATTGAAGATGATACTGGTGAAATCAGTGTATTAATACATAATGACAACCATAAACTCTTTGAAAAATCAGAGATGATTGTGAGAGATGAAATATTGGGAATAATTGGAAGTCGAAAAGGTAACTTTGTAATTGCTTCTGAACTGATACACCCCGGAGTTCCAAGAATAGAAGAAAAGCCCATGAATTTTTCAACAGTATTTATTTCTGACGTCCACATTGGCAGCTGCACTTTCCAGGAAGAAGCCTTCAACAAATTTATCAACTGGATAAATGGAAACTTCGGAACCCCTGAGCAGGTGAAAATAGCAGAAGATGTAAAATATTTAATTGTTGCAGGGGATATTGTAGATGGAATAGGAGTTTATCCTCATCAAGAAAAAGAACTGACCATAAAAGATATTACCAAACAATACGATGAAGCTGCCAGATTATTTGGTGAAATAAGAGAGGATATAAAAATCATAATCGCTCCTGGAAACCACGATGCTTCTAGAGTAGCTGAACCACAACCCGCAGTTCCCGAAGAATATGCAAAATCATTATATCAATTGAAAAATGTTGAATTCGTCAGCAACCCATCTATAGTAAGTTTAGATGGGATTAAAACTTTAATATATCACGGAAGAAGCTTTGATGATTTGGCAATGACTGTCAAAGGATTATCTCACGAAGAATCTGATCTGATAATGAGAGAACTATTAGAAAAAAGACATATTGCACCTATTTATGGTGAAAGAACCCCTCTAGCATCCGAATTAGAGGATCATTTAGTTATAGATGAAATTCCAGACATTTTTCACACAGGACACGTGCATATCAATTCCTATAAAAAATATAAAGGAGTTCATATGATAAATTCAGGAACATTCCAATCTCAAACAGAGTTCCAGAAGATTTATAACATTATTCCTACATGTGGAGAAGTTCCAGTTTTAAATCGAGGTAATTTTAAACTATTAAAATTCAATTAA